In a genomic window of Persicobacter psychrovividus:
- a CDS encoding glycoside hydrolase family 2 TIM barrel-domain containing protein → MFVNAWAVQAQDWQNPQVIQHNKLNAKASRKAFNSEQEALSQEVAKDRKVSLDGQWGFQFYTDYQKVPHTLSEIKAQTWEQILVPANWEMQGYGTPIYTNSTYPFPNEMPYIKRENPTGIYQTQFNIPENWTKDDLILHFGGVSSAMYLYVNGQEVGYSQGSRLPAEFDISSYVKAGENELIAKVLRWCDGSYLEDQDHWRMSGIHRSVFIERMPKLGLLDISVRASLDSHYQNGLVEIRPRLNADRQDDLSGYHILAQLYDQDQKPVWAEQLSRPAKQLNKEWYPQRDNVMFGWLKKEVQLPKKWSAEQPNLYTLLVKINDPSGKTIDVLKQKIGFRKVSINNEGELLVNGKSVLLYGVNRHDHNEKTGKVVSREDMRRDVELLKQFNFNAVRTSHYPNDPYFYELCDEYGLYVMDEANIETHGVRGEISNRNEWMYSMMDRVIRMYERDKNHPSIISWSLGNESGCGANHAAMAGWLKDQDPTRFVHYEGAQGDPTNADYLPWNSKEINANYLNPNDPPYVDVLSRMYPTIDVLKRMAEDKSVKRPILMCEYAHAMGNSTGNMKEYWDLIRQKKNLIGGFIWDWMDQGIAMTDEDGKKYWAYGGDFGDKPNDNNFCINGIIASDQTPKPALYECKYVQQPVAFFPVDLSSFDVKILNRFNFNSLDQFQLRWTLRMEGKALQSGAMKLPQVMPNESQQLHIPVKKFSKIAGAEYWLDLELETTKDLLWAKKEHQIATASFEIQNELAAPTMMVKRKGDFEVNERDNELMVRVGKYATATWDKQSGFLNTFSVKGQKVIDSPVLPHFWRALTDNDEQGWKPQNKPMAKWATAVQNAKLEQFEFLQKEDHLEVLTTVSYKQTSASQQIKYLFYQDGTLQITTDLAVGPKTPALLRFGLQWQLNKSLESMTFYGKGPWENYIDRNQSANVNVFHGKVSDFEYDYVVPTENGNRTEVRWLVMSNTKGQGLMFKASEPMEASAHGYSEENLAQAKHINELQGSDTWIVNTDLIQEGVGGIDSWSPNARALKKYTVPANNYHFEIELIPVTGKPTEYVKRGRFNYTSSEMITSK, encoded by the coding sequence ATGTTTGTCAATGCTTGGGCAGTTCAAGCACAGGATTGGCAAAATCCACAAGTAATTCAGCACAATAAATTGAATGCGAAAGCCAGCCGAAAAGCTTTCAATAGTGAACAAGAAGCCCTCAGCCAAGAGGTGGCGAAGGACCGCAAAGTATCTCTCGATGGGCAATGGGGGTTTCAGTTTTATACAGACTATCAAAAGGTTCCGCATACTTTAAGTGAAATTAAAGCTCAAACCTGGGAACAAATTCTTGTTCCTGCCAACTGGGAAATGCAAGGTTACGGAACGCCTATTTATACTAATTCGACCTATCCATTCCCCAATGAGATGCCCTATATCAAGAGGGAAAATCCTACTGGGATATATCAAACACAATTTAATATACCTGAAAATTGGACCAAGGACGATCTGATTCTACATTTTGGTGGGGTGAGTTCGGCCATGTATCTTTATGTGAATGGACAGGAAGTAGGATACAGTCAAGGTTCTCGTTTACCTGCCGAATTTGATATTTCTTCATATGTAAAAGCAGGTGAAAATGAATTAATAGCCAAAGTACTTCGTTGGTGTGATGGCTCCTACCTTGAAGACCAAGACCATTGGCGGATGAGTGGAATCCATCGTTCAGTATTTATTGAACGCATGCCCAAGTTAGGTTTATTGGATATTTCGGTACGAGCAAGCTTAGACTCCCATTATCAAAATGGTCTGGTGGAAATCCGTCCTCGTTTAAATGCCGATCGTCAGGATGACCTTTCGGGGTATCATATTTTGGCACAACTTTATGATCAAGATCAAAAACCTGTTTGGGCAGAACAGCTGAGTCGTCCAGCAAAACAACTGAATAAAGAATGGTACCCTCAGCGAGATAATGTGATGTTTGGTTGGTTGAAAAAGGAAGTCCAATTGCCAAAAAAATGGTCTGCAGAACAGCCCAACCTCTATACCTTATTAGTGAAGATCAATGACCCTTCGGGTAAAACCATTGATGTGTTAAAGCAAAAAATAGGATTCAGGAAGGTGTCCATCAATAATGAAGGTGAACTATTGGTTAATGGGAAATCTGTGTTGCTTTATGGTGTAAATCGCCATGATCATAATGAAAAAACGGGTAAAGTTGTTAGCAGAGAAGATATGCGTCGGGATGTCGAGCTATTGAAGCAATTCAACTTCAATGCGGTACGTACCTCACATTATCCAAATGATCCATATTTTTATGAATTATGTGACGAATATGGTCTTTATGTGATGGATGAGGCAAACATCGAAACACATGGAGTCAGGGGTGAAATATCCAACAGAAATGAATGGATGTATTCGATGATGGACCGTGTGATTCGAATGTATGAACGGGATAAAAACCACCCAAGTATTATCTCCTGGAGTTTAGGTAATGAATCTGGCTGCGGAGCCAATCATGCCGCCATGGCTGGCTGGTTAAAAGATCAGGATCCAACACGATTTGTACATTATGAAGGTGCTCAAGGTGACCCGACTAACGCTGATTATTTACCTTGGAATAGCAAGGAAATCAATGCCAACTACCTTAATCCCAATGATCCTCCGTATGTGGATGTGCTCTCAAGGATGTACCCTACCATCGATGTATTAAAACGCATGGCTGAGGATAAAAGTGTGAAGCGGCCGATCTTAATGTGTGAATATGCACATGCTATGGGGAATTCTACGGGCAATATGAAGGAGTACTGGGATTTGATCCGTCAGAAAAAGAACCTAATTGGCGGTTTTATTTGGGACTGGATGGATCAGGGAATTGCGATGACCGATGAAGATGGTAAAAAATATTGGGCTTACGGAGGTGATTTTGGAGACAAACCCAATGATAATAATTTCTGTATCAATGGTATTATTGCCAGTGATCAAACCCCTAAGCCTGCATTATATGAATGTAAATATGTGCAGCAGCCTGTCGCATTTTTCCCTGTTGACTTATCCTCATTTGATGTCAAAATATTAAACCGATTTAACTTTAATTCATTGGATCAATTTCAGTTACGGTGGACTTTGAGAATGGAGGGCAAAGCATTGCAATCAGGAGCCATGAAGTTGCCACAAGTAATGCCGAATGAAAGTCAGCAACTGCATATACCGGTCAAAAAGTTCAGTAAAATTGCTGGAGCAGAGTATTGGTTGGATCTTGAATTGGAAACAACCAAAGACTTACTTTGGGCAAAAAAAGAACATCAAATTGCTACTGCTTCTTTTGAAATTCAAAATGAATTGGCAGCACCAACGATGATGGTTAAGCGTAAAGGAGATTTTGAAGTCAATGAGCGGGATAATGAACTTATGGTCAGGGTAGGAAAATATGCAACAGCTACTTGGGATAAGCAGTCTGGATTTTTGAACACTTTCAGTGTTAAAGGCCAAAAAGTCATCGATTCTCCAGTTTTACCTCATTTTTGGAGAGCGTTGACGGATAACGATGAACAAGGTTGGAAGCCTCAAAACAAACCAATGGCAAAATGGGCTACCGCTGTTCAGAATGCTAAACTTGAGCAATTTGAATTCCTTCAAAAGGAAGATCATTTAGAGGTATTGACAACAGTATCTTACAAACAAACGTCGGCGAGTCAGCAAATCAAATATTTGTTTTACCAAGATGGGACATTGCAAATAACCACTGATTTGGCTGTTGGCCCAAAAACACCTGCTTTATTAAGGTTTGGGCTTCAGTGGCAATTGAACAAGTCCCTTGAGTCCATGACATTCTATGGGAAGGGTCCTTGGGAAAATTACATTGACCGAAATCAATCGGCAAATGTGAATGTATTCCATGGCAAGGTAAGTGATTTTGAATATGACTATGTCGTTCCAACGGAGAATGGTAATAGAACAGAAGTAAGGTGGTTGGTGATGAGTAATACCAAAGGGCAGGGATTGATGTTTAAAGCTTCTGAACCGATGGAAGCTTCTGCTCATGGCTATTCTGAGGAAAATTTAGCTCAGGCAAAACATATCAATGAGCTTCAAGGATCCGATACCTGGATAGTAAACACAGACCTTATTCAAGAAGGAGTCGGGGGAATTGATTCATGGAGCCCTAATGCACGGGCATTAAAGAAATATACAGTTCCTGCTAACAACTATCATTTTGAAATAGAACTGATTCCTGTTACAGGTAAACCAACCGAATATGTGAAAAGGGGGCGGTTCAATTATACTTCCTCAGAAATGATTACCTCTAAATAA
- a CDS encoding T9SS type A sorting domain-containing protein: MRNRPYTKTHFLILLGILLSVGTSVAQRVTVTIDPSIQKYVGEVTELERSKYFNMHTRWNDGDFTLEEMEEMRDVYGIGFGRSFWGPYSFAASKNNGQVGKYPTDDDLIDGWASQNINSMMNHIHAPATVDKTRSVITEHPGNVVRWSIDTNEGAKWAAEYFKRFFNDQLLPSHFEPMNEPFVHAGDDVFKEEQPDEAKMRQRMAEWFGAIGKEFHEQGIKTKVIGYSSAWPSMELWDFGHWESRMKMFMDVAGEYMDAFATHIYDGINVKGDHTLRSGSNSKAILDMIETYSMIKWGKVKPHAITEFGGIEQGYGDHYSDLRSVQSIKSINHIMMELIEREDRVDLAIPFITGKAIWHINPENNYEPYGAALKVPIDGQIGQPVGPNTKWRFTPRIHFFALWSDVKGKRISNISSDPDIQTQAFLDDNKVHLILNNLDDKNQKSIDLRFINGLGNFDEVTQKALKIYDTEMPVYTEETLSIAPQALNMEAGETVVLTYTMNTALQPNNSIHYKTYYNENQIVEIIDGRKMIYQMNGVDLMAGSGEATLQIGINRNHALSKQPRMLFNGHAVTVPTNWAGSDQQYRDSFFGVIDVPIPMSLVKENNTVEITFDDYGGAISTMILRVGTHKTFVAPPLSNDEQGKIDIEVFPTHVNDHFQVNTNNLQVDQLQIIDQMGRIREKKSIKSAQKQFRVDNLSLSKGIYFVKLSGLSGEFSKRIIVM, encoded by the coding sequence ATGAGAAATAGACCTTATACAAAAACACATTTTTTAATTCTACTCGGGATACTTCTAAGTGTGGGTACTTCGGTAGCACAACGGGTAACCGTGACGATTGACCCAAGCATCCAGAAGTATGTTGGAGAGGTGACGGAATTGGAACGTTCCAAGTATTTCAATATGCACACCCGTTGGAATGACGGAGATTTTACATTGGAAGAAATGGAGGAGATGAGGGATGTTTACGGTATTGGATTTGGCCGTAGTTTCTGGGGGCCATATTCCTTTGCTGCGAGTAAAAATAATGGGCAGGTAGGGAAGTACCCAACCGATGATGACCTGATTGATGGGTGGGCCAGTCAGAATATCAATAGCATGATGAACCATATACATGCGCCTGCAACAGTAGATAAAACACGCAGCGTTATTACTGAGCACCCTGGTAATGTGGTACGATGGAGTATTGATACTAATGAAGGAGCGAAATGGGCTGCCGAATATTTTAAAAGATTTTTTAATGACCAATTGCTGCCATCCCATTTTGAGCCAATGAATGAGCCTTTTGTTCATGCAGGGGATGATGTGTTCAAAGAAGAACAACCTGACGAAGCTAAAATGCGGCAACGGATGGCTGAATGGTTTGGTGCTATTGGGAAGGAATTTCATGAGCAAGGAATAAAAACTAAGGTTATTGGTTATTCAAGTGCATGGCCTTCAATGGAGCTTTGGGACTTTGGCCACTGGGAGAGTCGTATGAAAATGTTTATGGATGTTGCGGGTGAATATATGGATGCTTTTGCTACACACATTTACGACGGCATCAACGTCAAAGGAGATCACACTTTACGTTCGGGAAGTAACAGTAAGGCGATTTTGGATATGATCGAGACTTATAGTATGATTAAGTGGGGCAAAGTTAAACCACACGCCATTACTGAATTCGGCGGTATTGAACAGGGCTATGGAGACCACTATTCTGATTTACGAAGTGTGCAGTCTATAAAGTCAATTAACCATATTATGATGGAGCTGATCGAGCGTGAGGATCGTGTTGATTTAGCAATTCCATTTATAACAGGCAAGGCGATATGGCATATCAATCCAGAGAATAATTATGAGCCTTATGGGGCGGCTTTGAAAGTGCCTATTGACGGGCAAATCGGTCAGCCTGTTGGTCCAAATACCAAATGGAGATTTACGCCAAGAATTCACTTCTTTGCGCTATGGTCAGATGTTAAAGGAAAAAGAATCAGTAATATTAGTAGCGACCCAGATATTCAGACACAAGCTTTTCTTGATGACAACAAGGTTCATTTGATTCTGAATAATTTGGATGACAAAAACCAAAAGTCGATTGACTTAAGATTTATTAATGGTTTAGGCAACTTTGATGAAGTAACCCAAAAAGCATTGAAGATTTATGATACTGAAATGCCGGTATATACGGAAGAAACGCTAAGTATAGCACCTCAAGCGCTGAATATGGAAGCTGGAGAAACGGTTGTTTTGACCTATACCATGAATACCGCACTTCAACCAAACAATAGTATTCACTACAAGACCTACTACAACGAAAACCAAATTGTGGAAATCATTGATGGCCGCAAGATGATTTACCAGATGAATGGAGTTGATTTGATGGCAGGTTCAGGAGAGGCTACATTGCAAATTGGGATCAATAGAAATCATGCGCTTTCAAAACAACCTCGAATGTTGTTCAACGGCCATGCGGTAACTGTTCCTACCAATTGGGCAGGCTCCGACCAGCAATACCGTGATAGCTTCTTCGGGGTGATTGATGTGCCAATACCGATGAGTTTGGTTAAAGAAAACAATACGGTAGAAATCACTTTCGATGATTACGGGGGAGCGATTAGTACCATGATTCTTAGGGTCGGAACACACAAAACTTTTGTTGCTCCTCCTTTGAGTAATGACGAACAAGGTAAAATAGATATAGAAGTTTTCCCCACACACGTCAATGATCACTTTCAGGTCAATACCAATAACCTTCAGGTAGATCAACTTCAGATCATTGATCAGATGGGAAGGATCAGGGAAAAAAAAAGCATTAAATCTGCACAGAAGCAGTTTAGAGTGGATAACCTTTCCTTGTCAAAGGGGATCTACTTCGTTAAGCTAAGTGGACTTTCTGGTGAGTTTTCAAAGCGAATTATCGTGATGTAA
- a CDS encoding sulfatase-like hydrolase/transferase: MRNLFTIFLGLSLLINLQAKAEKRPPNVVFILIDDLSYLGVTAYGANRISSLEGLFDKVEFETPNIDRLAKEGIRVDNAFAYPICEPTRIALMSAKTNDRNFLRCKAQHSSDITFGDSFKKAGYATGIFGKWKQTRGSKEVAGKDYIFEFGWDEFTCFDVTTEGQRFINPHLIKNGTVTNYTGRKDLDPQTGRRWYGPDIVNRDALNFIDRHKDQPFFLYYPMLLVHDDHKPTPDTQPVTIFDEFDEANHNRNGRKGDDRRYFPDMIAYMDKLIGKVVNKLEEHQLRENTLIVVMGDNGTKECFAHILPDGSVYPGRKGGNADNGLHVPLVISQPSVIPTAKGQMQYRTYDGLTNITDIYPTLCEAVGIEMPDTKVDGKSLWSQVIGKSKKEHRDHIYTWFNGNSPYDDVSQTLVYAFDKNFKWYKPSREFPDGRFFDLRTDRLERKGEYYQDRRWKLRLFSGLDQSTLTPEQQEAKARLKKIVDSHEYVAVESLSIKKDFKKIRVGQQRSLSAKIIPANATRNNIIWESSDPTIASINKFGEIEAKQAGTVTIRLYSWDDAFPLSTNLEVTYLKNGIQDEVEINITEANIN; the protein is encoded by the coding sequence ATGCGTAATTTATTCACTATTTTTTTAGGGCTCAGCCTGCTTATTAACCTTCAGGCAAAGGCGGAAAAAAGGCCTCCCAATGTGGTTTTTATTTTAATTGATGACCTCAGTTATTTAGGTGTAACGGCCTATGGTGCCAATCGAATCTCCTCCTTAGAGGGCTTGTTTGATAAAGTAGAATTTGAGACCCCAAACATTGATCGTTTGGCCAAAGAAGGGATAAGAGTGGACAATGCTTTCGCTTATCCAATTTGTGAACCGACAAGGATTGCTTTGATGTCGGCGAAAACCAACGACCGTAATTTTTTGAGATGTAAAGCACAACATTCCTCTGACATCACCTTTGGCGATAGCTTTAAAAAAGCGGGCTATGCGACGGGTATTTTTGGGAAGTGGAAACAGACCCGAGGAAGCAAAGAAGTGGCCGGTAAAGATTATATTTTTGAGTTTGGATGGGATGAATTCACCTGCTTTGATGTCACCACTGAAGGGCAACGGTTCATTAATCCCCACTTGATCAAAAATGGAACCGTCACCAATTATACAGGAAGAAAAGACCTCGATCCACAAACAGGACGCCGATGGTATGGGCCGGATATTGTAAACAGAGATGCACTCAACTTTATCGATCGTCATAAAGATCAGCCTTTCTTTTTATATTACCCGATGTTGCTGGTGCATGATGACCACAAACCAACGCCCGATACGCAACCTGTTACTATTTTTGATGAATTTGATGAGGCCAACCACAATCGTAATGGCCGAAAGGGAGACGACAGACGGTATTTCCCAGATATGATTGCTTATATGGATAAGCTGATTGGTAAAGTCGTAAACAAATTGGAAGAACATCAATTGAGAGAAAACACGCTCATTGTAGTGATGGGTGATAATGGAACGAAAGAATGTTTTGCTCATATTTTACCTGATGGGAGTGTGTATCCTGGCCGTAAGGGAGGCAATGCCGATAACGGTTTGCATGTTCCTTTAGTTATTTCTCAACCTTCTGTCATACCAACAGCGAAAGGCCAAATGCAATATCGAACCTATGATGGTTTGACCAATATCACTGACATTTACCCTACCTTATGCGAAGCAGTAGGAATTGAAATGCCTGATACCAAAGTAGATGGTAAAAGTTTGTGGTCACAAGTCATTGGTAAATCGAAAAAAGAACATCGTGACCATATTTACACCTGGTTCAATGGCAACAGTCCTTATGATGATGTTTCGCAGACCTTAGTTTATGCTTTTGACAAAAATTTCAAATGGTATAAACCCTCAAGGGAGTTTCCCGATGGTCGATTTTTCGATTTGAGAACAGATCGATTAGAAAGAAAAGGGGAATATTACCAAGACCGACGGTGGAAACTTAGATTGTTTAGTGGGTTAGATCAATCGACATTAACGCCAGAGCAACAGGAAGCCAAAGCCCGATTAAAAAAAATTGTCGATAGTCATGAATATGTGGCGGTTGAAAGCCTGAGCATTAAAAAGGATTTCAAAAAAATCCGAGTGGGCCAGCAAAGATCTTTAAGTGCCAAAATCATTCCTGCAAATGCCACACGCAATAATATCATTTGGGAATCCTCGGACCCGACCATTGCCAGCATCAATAAATTTGGGGAGATCGAAGCAAAACAGGCCGGTACGGTAACCATTCGCTTATACTCCTGGGACGATGCTTTTCCTTTATCCACCAATTTAGAAGTCACTTATCTGAAGAATGGTATTCAAGATGAAGTTGAAATTAATATTACAGAAGCTAACATAAATTAA
- a CDS encoding alpha-L-fucosidase: MRYFLSLILFFTGLILLPSCEEKKEQQALTYQPEWESLKQYQVPEWYKDMKFGIYFHWGPYSVPAHETEWYSHFMYEKGNPIREYHEKTYGPLNEFGYKDFIPMFTAEHFDADDWAELFKKSGAQFAGPVAEHADGFAMWDSELTPWNAKNMGPKRDIVGEMGEAIRKQGMKFITTYHRHWLFAWYSTWDEKTDASNKKYASLYGPKVPEGSFVMAVPPTPPLPDADFNQEWLDRLDEIMNKYQPDMIWFDNKMDFIDEKYRKEFLAHYYNNAEKWGKEVVTFYKGHDLEKGTGVLDLERSRMSEKKDFPWLTDDSMDWKAWCHISDPDYKSTNRMIDFLVDVVSKNGAVLLNIPPTADGRIPQEVRDRLLEIGDWFKINGEAIYGTRTWTVYGEGPQEIVEGHLSENQNPEATAEDIRFTQKDNHLYAITLDWPKEDLFIRTLGKNQQLLNKDIQQINLLGYDQPLKFEVEDEGLRIQLPDQKVGAHAFSFRITLQ, from the coding sequence ATGCGGTATTTTTTAAGTCTAATCCTATTTTTTACAGGTTTGATATTGCTCCCCTCATGTGAAGAAAAAAAAGAGCAACAAGCGCTGACTTATCAGCCCGAATGGGAATCATTGAAGCAATATCAAGTACCTGAATGGTACAAGGATATGAAATTTGGTATTTACTTTCACTGGGGGCCCTATTCGGTACCCGCTCATGAGACTGAATGGTACTCTCATTTTATGTATGAGAAGGGAAATCCGATCCGTGAATACCATGAAAAAACTTATGGACCACTAAACGAATTTGGCTACAAGGATTTTATCCCGATGTTCACTGCTGAGCATTTTGATGCGGACGATTGGGCGGAGTTATTCAAAAAATCAGGTGCACAATTTGCGGGGCCTGTTGCTGAACATGCCGACGGATTTGCAATGTGGGACAGTGAATTAACGCCATGGAATGCGAAAAATATGGGACCTAAAAGGGACATCGTTGGCGAAATGGGAGAGGCTATCCGTAAACAAGGGATGAAATTCATCACGACCTATCATCGCCATTGGCTGTTTGCTTGGTACAGCACCTGGGATGAAAAAACCGATGCCTCGAACAAGAAATACGCAAGCTTATATGGGCCTAAAGTACCTGAGGGTTCATTTGTGATGGCCGTACCACCAACGCCCCCTCTACCTGATGCCGACTTTAACCAGGAGTGGTTGGATCGCCTGGATGAGATCATGAACAAGTATCAGCCTGATATGATTTGGTTTGATAACAAAATGGATTTCATTGATGAGAAATACCGTAAGGAGTTCTTGGCTCACTATTATAATAACGCAGAAAAATGGGGCAAAGAAGTGGTTACTTTCTACAAGGGGCATGATTTGGAAAAGGGTACGGGCGTATTGGATTTAGAGCGTTCGAGAATGAGTGAAAAGAAGGACTTCCCCTGGCTAACGGATGATTCAATGGATTGGAAAGCATGGTGTCATATCTCGGATCCAGACTATAAATCGACCAACCGGATGATTGATTTTTTGGTGGATGTAGTAAGTAAAAATGGGGCGGTGCTACTGAATATCCCTCCTACTGCTGACGGACGAATTCCACAGGAGGTCAGAGATCGTTTATTGGAAATCGGTGACTGGTTCAAGATCAATGGCGAAGCCATTTATGGTACACGAACTTGGACGGTTTACGGTGAAGGCCCTCAAGAAATTGTGGAAGGTCATTTATCTGAAAATCAAAATCCTGAAGCAACAGCAGAGGACATTCGATTTACGCAAAAGGACAATCACCTTTACGCCATTACTTTGGATTGGCCCAAGGAGGATTTATTCATTAGAACTTTAGGGAAAAATCAGCAATTGCTCAATAAAGACATTCAGCAAATAAATCTATTGGGATATGATCAACCTTTAAAATTTGAGGTGGAAGATGAAGGCCTTCGCATTCAGTTGCCAGATCAAAAGGTTGGAGCTCACGCTTTTAGTTTCCGAATTACTTTACAGTAA
- a CDS encoding lactonase family protein, translating to MNFYTSSYTEEVGPGLSGNGVGIQYFSMNSETYEITLSHSNETINPGYFTLNQKNQKLYTFQERLQNLGPRLLCFQTNAGQLDLVCSLEIDGGLPCHISHIDKYNCLIVSCYQTGNFLKYDLDENGIPLACSQNIKYSGGSINKDRQEGAHGHLSHYDQAHDLLLLTDLGNDKIYSLKYLLGYFEQFTELSLPAGGGPRHLIQHPNGSYCFVCNEMKGEISILKWQDKAWQWVKNVSVMTQEHHNEASASAIKLSKEGGFIYCGVRKTNSISVLHFDDVKEVLCLIEEVPTLGITPRDFEISPDGSMLIVGNQDSASMISFAIDQHTGKLQLIEKVDGIRSICCVKFE from the coding sequence ATGAATTTTTATACATCATCTTATACTGAAGAGGTTGGGCCAGGTTTGTCGGGAAATGGGGTTGGCATCCAATATTTTAGCATGAATAGTGAAACATATGAAATCACTTTGTCCCATAGCAATGAAACTATTAATCCTGGCTATTTCACCTTAAACCAGAAAAATCAAAAGCTATATACTTTCCAAGAAAGGTTACAAAATTTAGGCCCTCGACTACTTTGTTTTCAAACCAACGCTGGGCAATTAGATTTGGTATGTTCATTGGAAATTGATGGAGGCTTACCCTGTCATATTTCACATATAGATAAGTATAATTGTTTGATTGTAAGTTGTTATCAGACAGGGAATTTTTTGAAATATGATTTAGATGAAAACGGGATTCCTTTGGCCTGCTCGCAAAACATTAAATACAGCGGAGGAAGTATCAATAAAGATCGTCAGGAAGGAGCTCATGGTCATTTGTCGCATTATGACCAAGCCCATGACCTATTGCTATTGACCGACCTTGGCAATGATAAAATCTACAGTCTAAAATATTTACTCGGTTACTTTGAGCAGTTTACTGAATTAAGCCTCCCTGCTGGAGGTGGACCAAGGCATCTTATTCAACATCCTAATGGTAGTTACTGCTTTGTTTGCAACGAAATGAAGGGGGAGATCAGCATTTTGAAATGGCAAGATAAAGCTTGGCAATGGGTCAAAAATGTATCTGTGATGACGCAGGAACACCATAATGAGGCTTCGGCTTCGGCAATCAAATTATCAAAAGAGGGGGGATTTATCTATTGTGGCGTACGCAAGACCAACAGCATATCTGTTTTACATTTTGATGATGTAAAAGAAGTTTTGTGCCTCATCGAAGAAGTACCCACTTTAGGCATTACCCCAAGGGATTTTGAAATATCTCCCGACGGTTCTATGTTGATTGTTGGAAATCAAGACTCTGCTTCCATGATTTCTTTTGCTATTGACCAGCACACAGGAAAGTTGCAGTTGATCGAGAAAGTGGACGGCATACGGTCGATCTGTTGCGTGAAGTTTGAATGA
- a CDS encoding IclR family transcriptional regulator: MPTYNSPALDKGLDILEFLSSQSIPQSQSEIGSGINRKPNEIYRMLVCLEERGYIRKEPISGKYQLTLRLFQLSHHHSSIDYLVKAAMPYLEQLSEAILQSCHLSFFYRNKLLILCQAKSMTPISLSVEVGGVFPITQTNSGKIILANKSESERKQILNASEDFQQLSNAEKIHLEKELTTLKDLKCFVQKSTLTEGVTDFASPVYDINNEVMAVLVVSGLTSQLKNASQKGIIKEILKTVDGINVSIGGVSRDKK, encoded by the coding sequence ATGCCTACATATAATTCACCGGCCCTGGACAAGGGGTTAGACATCTTAGAATTTTTGTCCTCTCAATCGATTCCGCAGTCTCAATCGGAAATTGGCTCGGGAATTAATCGTAAACCCAATGAGATATACCGTATGTTGGTGTGCCTTGAAGAACGTGGTTATATTCGCAAAGAACCCATTTCAGGAAAGTATCAACTGACCCTTAGGTTATTTCAATTATCACATCATCACTCTTCGATTGACTATCTGGTAAAAGCGGCCATGCCTTATTTGGAACAGCTCTCTGAGGCGATTCTTCAGTCCTGTCATCTAAGCTTTTTCTATCGAAATAAGTTATTGATCTTATGTCAAGCCAAAAGCATGACGCCCATTTCACTCTCCGTTGAAGTTGGGGGTGTTTTCCCAATAACACAAACCAATTCGGGGAAGATTATTTTAGCGAATAAATCCGAATCAGAAAGAAAGCAAATCCTGAATGCTTCGGAAGATTTTCAACAGTTATCAAATGCAGAGAAAATCCACTTGGAAAAAGAACTAACCACTTTAAAAGACTTAAAGTGCTTTGTGCAAAAAAGTACCCTAACGGAAGGCGTTACGGATTTTGCATCACCTGTTTATGACATTAATAATGAGGTGATGGCCGTATTGGTCGTTTCTGGTTTGACTTCTCAGCTAAAAAATGCTTCTCAAAAGGGGATCATCAAAGAAATTCTAAAGACAGTGGACGGTATCAACGTATCAATTGGAGGTGTGTCTCGGGATAAAAAATAA
- a CDS encoding MaoC family dehydratase, which yields MHIKSQFFEDYTLGDYRETLGRTITETDFVVHAGHTGDFFPHHMDAEWCKGQPFKERIAHGTLTFSVAIGMTATEINPEAFSKGYDRLRFVKPVHIGDTIHVKVTISEKSESKKDGLGQVIEHVEVINQRGDLVLVCDHILLAKKKEEVFIEK from the coding sequence ATGCATATAAAGTCACAATTTTTCGAAGACTACACCCTCGGAGACTATAGAGAAACGCTCGGTAGAACGATTACCGAGACAGACTTTGTGGTACACGCGGGGCATACGGGTGATTTCTTTCCACATCATATGGATGCTGAATGGTGTAAGGGACAGCCATTTAAAGAGCGTATAGCACATGGGACGCTAACGTTTAGTGTAGCGATTGGAATGACAGCAACGGAGATTAACCCTGAGGCATTTTCCAAAGGGTATGATCGTTTACGTTTTGTTAAGCCAGTACACATTGGCGACACGATTCACGTCAAAGTAACCATTTCTGAAAAGTCCGAATCCAAAAAAGATGGGTTAGGACAGGTGATTGAGCACGTTGAGGTAATTAACCAAAGAGGAGATTTAGTCTTGGTTTGTGATCACATCTTATTAGCGAAAAAAAAGGAAGAGGTATTTATTGAGAAATAA